The following DNA comes from Gammaproteobacteria bacterium.
GCGCATGGTATTCGCGGCCGCGTGCGACTCGGCTGCTTGCCGCGCAAGGCGTGCGCGTGGCGAGCTTTCTGCCGCCGCAGTTGTGGCCGCCATCGGTGCATATCAACCTGCGCAATCACCGCAAGATTCTGGTGGCGGACGGCGAGCTCGCGTTCACCGGCGGCATCAATATCGGCGACCGGCACCTGGCCGATAATCTCGCCAATAAGTCGCGGGTGGCGGACACGCATTTCCGCGTGCGCGGACCGGTGGCCGCGCAGATCGAGGCAGTGTTCATCGAGGACTGGCGTTTCGTGACCGGCGAATCGCTGGCTTCATCACCTGCGTCGCAGGCGGCGGCGGGTGAGGCGATTTGCCGCACCATCACCGACGGACCCAACGAGGACCTGGACAAGCTGACCATGATTCTCGCCGGTGCGGTGTCTGCCGCGCACCGGAGTGTGACCATTGTCACGCCGTATTTCATCCCACCCCGCGAACTCACCTCCGCGCTGCAGGCGGCGGCGTTGCGCGGGTTGCTGGTGAGCGTGGTGCTGCCGGCGCGGAACAACCTGCCCTACGTGCACTGGGCAACGCGCAACCTGCTGTGGGATCTGCTGCGTTACGGGGTGCGCATCTATTATCAGCCGCCGCCCTTCGCGCATACCAAGCTATTCGTGATCGACGATCATTACGCGCACATCGGCTCGGCAAACCTGGATCCGCGCAGCCTGAGGCTTAACTTCGAGCTGGCCGTGGAAGTATACGATCGCGCGTTTTCGCAAGCCGTAGCCGCGTACATTGCGGACATCATCCGCCGTTCGCGCGCGGTAACTCTGGC
Coding sequences within:
- the cls gene encoding cardiolipin synthase; the protein is MDVWLNAMLVALHAVLAAVSAGHALLYKRDSRAALGWIAVSVVFPYLGPLMYYLFGINRVRTRARRLSGEAPRQLSVGFEHAEDQPTEQAPAVQLPDEYAELARIAATITRRSLCAGNTIEMLHNGEQVFPAMLAAIDGARRSLYLSTYILETNTTGRRFIDALSRATARGVMVRVLIDGVGAWYSRPRATRLLAAQGVRVASFLPPQLWPPSVHINLRNHRKILVADGELAFTGGINIGDRHLADNLANKSRVADTHFRVRGPVAAQIEAVFIEDWRFVTGESLASSPASQAAAGEAICRTITDGPNEDLDKLTMILAGAVSAAHRSVTIVTPYFIPPRELTSALQAAALRGLLVSVVLPARNNLPYVHWATRNLLWDLLRYGVRIYYQPPPFAHTKLFVIDDHYAHIGSANLDPRSLRLNFELAVEVYDRAFSQAVAAYIADIIRRSRAVTLAEVDARPYPERARDAFCWLFSPYL